The following coding sequences lie in one Apium graveolens cultivar Ventura chromosome 1, ASM990537v1, whole genome shotgun sequence genomic window:
- the LOC141667394 gene encoding mitotic checkpoint protein BUB3.1-like, producing MTTAPPLIGRELISLPTDGISGLTFSNHSDNLLVSSWDKTVRLYDASSDVLRGQFVHGGAVLDCCFQDDFIGFSVGADHTVRKLVFNNEKEEILGKHDAPVRCVEYSHATGQVITGSWDKTLKCWDPRGAGGEESHLVGTYYQPERVYSLSCVGHRLVVATAGRKVNVYDLRNMSRPEQQRTSSLKYQTRCVRCYPNGTGYALSSVEGRVAMEFFDLSEAGQSKKYAFKCHRQSEDGKDVVYSVNAIAFHPIYGTFATGGSDGYVNVWDGNNKKRLYQYAKYPSSISALSFSKDGGLLAVASSYTFDEGEKPHEPDSIFVRNVNEVEVKPKPKTIPNPTT from the exons ATGACGACGGCGCCACCGCTGATCGGCCGAGAGCTAATCAGTCTGCCAACTGATGGAATCTCCGGTCTCACTTTCTCTAATCACAGTGATAATCTCCTCGTTTCCTCTTGGGATAAA ACTGTTCGATTGTACGATGCGAGTTCAGATGTGTTGAGAGGGCAGTTCGTGCACGGAGGTGCTGTACTTGATTGCTGCTTTCAGGATGATTTCATAGGGTTTAGTGTTGGTGCTGATCATACTGTCAGAAA GCTTGTTTTCAACAATGAGAAAGAGGAAATTTTGGGAAAGCATGATGCACCTGTACGTTGTGTAGAGTATTCACATGCAACAG GGCAAGTGATCACTGGTAGCTGGGATAAAACCCTTAAGTGTTGGGATCCTAGAGGAGCTGGAGGGGAGGAAAGCCATCTTGTTGGTACCTATTATCAACCTGAGCGTGTCTATTCTCTTTCTTGTGTTGGCCATCGTTTGGTGGTTGCAACAGCTGGTCGGAAGGTTAATGTATATGATTTGCGGAATATGTCTCGACCTGAACAACAAAGGACATCTTCTTTGAAATACCAAACCAGATGTGTCCGCTGTTACCCCAATGGAACAG GTTATGCTCTCAGTTCAGTGGAAGGTCGAGTGGCTATGGAATTTTTTGATCTATCTGAAGCTGGTCAAAGCAAAAA ATATGCCTTCAAGTGTCATCGACAATCAGAAGATGGTAAAGACGTAGTCTACTCTGTAAATGCTATTGCGTTTCACCCCAT CTATGGTACTTTTGCAACTGGTGGCTCTGATGGTTATGTGAATGTGTGGGATGGAAACAACAAAAAGAGGTTGTATCAG TATGCGAAGTACCCTTCAAGCATTTCTGCATTATCATTCAGTAAAGATGGTGGACTGTTGGCTGTTGCATCTAGTTACACTTTTGACGAGGGAGAAAAACC CCATGAACCAGATTCCATCTTCGTGCGCAATGTAAATGAAGTTGAAGTAAAACCGAAGCCAAAAACAATCCCAAATCCCACTACTTAA
- the LOC141667401 gene encoding zinc finger protein ZAT6-like, whose product MAIEALTSPTTPTPPPSFHYKTLPQNHNKTMNDVTTAHSTDPCIKKKRTKTPRFENSSSQEEYLALCLIMLARGTTDTPKITTKPVEAIPLDTKQTQTYPLYPAESANNHQILTSANHHYVPYKCSVCHKLFSSYQALGGHKASHRKLAAAGQDISATNSGTTVTSVLNPSGRAHVCNICHRSFPTGQALGGHKRRHYDGVIGSAAGSGVTSSSGTGSSQLHGHLKDFDLNLPAEPEVGVPLEIGVDFGRKSQLSGEQEAESPHPGKKARFSSGFRPYGLGY is encoded by the coding sequence ATGGCTATTGAAGCTCTTACTTCTCCTACTACACCCACTCCCCCACCCTCTTTTCACTACAAAACCCTACCACAAAACCATAACAAAACTATGAATGATGTCACTACTGCTCACTCTACTGATCCATGCATTAAGAAGAAGCGCACCAAAACACCTCGCTTCGAAAACTCATCATCCCAAGAGGAGTACCTTGCTCTCTGTCTCATCATGCTTGCCCGCGGCACCACTGACACGCCCAAAATCACCACAAAGCCCGTTGAGGCGATACCCCTTGATACAAAACAAACCCAAACCTATCCACTATACCCCGCTGAGTCGGCGAACAACCACCAAATTCTAACTTCTGCAAACCATCACTATGTTCCTTACAAGTGTAGCGTATGTCACAAGCTCTTCTCATCCTACCAAGCACTAGGCGGCCACAAAGCAAGTCACCGGAAGCTCGCCGCCGCCGGACAAGATATCTCCGCCACCAACTCGGGGACCACCGTCACTTCAGTGTTGAACCCTAGCGGTAGGGCCCACGTGTGTAACATCTGCCACAGGTCTTTCCCAACCGGCCAAGCTCTCGGTGGTCATAAACGCCGCCACTACGACGGTGTTATAGGAAGCGCCGCCGGTAGCGGCGTGACGTCATCGTCTGGAACTGGGTCTAGCCAGCTGCATGGGCACCTAAAGGACTTTGACTTAAACTTGCCGGCTGAGCCGGAAGTCGGAGTTCCGTTGGAGATAGGAGTTGACTTTGGCCGGAAAAGTCAACTATCCGGTGAGCAAGAAGCCGAAAGTCCACACCCGGGAAAGAAAGCAAGGTTTTCAAGTGGGTTTCGTCCGTATGGATTAGGTTATTAA